DNA sequence from the bacterium genome:
TTATGCATCCCTCTGAATGTTACAAATAGGAGTGCTTAATTGAAAATTCTCGTCACCGGCGGGGCGGGGTTCATCGGCTCCAACTTCGTCCACCTCCTCCGACGCGAAAAACCCCGCTGGGACATCGTCGTCCTGGACAAGCTGACCTACGCGGGCAGCCTGGCCAACCTCGACGCGGTCTGGGGCGACATCACCTT
Encoded proteins:
- a CDS encoding NAD-dependent epimerase/dehydratase family protein, producing the protein MKILVTGGAGFIGSNFVHLLRREKPRWDIVVLDKLTYAGSLANLDAVWGDITFLKGDVSVRADALGAMDGCDAVVNFAAETHVDRSIVA